One segment of Candidatus Kapaibacterium sp. DNA contains the following:
- a CDS encoding fumarylacetoacetate hydrolase family protein, whose protein sequence is MKLVTYINSKGNYIPGINISGHIFNLIAASQIIGKSIPDTILGIIESGDEAMETVREIEQKIISLGINPDTDLVKLISPIPNPPSCRDAYAFRQHVESARRNRGVEMIPEFDEYPIFYFTNHNAIFGEGDIWVEKDHLEKLDFELEWAAVIGKTGKNVPSGEADNYIAGFTIMNDLSARLLQMEEMKLNLGPAKGKDFATTLGPFLITPDELEEYKTSTPFGNQYNLKMEAYHNGELISSGNTADMTWTFAEIIERVSYGVAIRPGEVIGSGTVGTGCYLELNGTRTRIAKESGENYTPVWLQPNDEISLKIDMLGTLNNRIVYSNSDYSILSKKKINK, encoded by the coding sequence ATGAAATTAGTAACTTACATAAACTCAAAAGGTAATTATATTCCCGGAATAAATATTTCAGGACATATATTTAATTTAATTGCCGCATCACAAATAATCGGTAAAAGCATCCCTGACACGATTCTCGGAATTATCGAATCCGGCGATGAAGCAATGGAAACTGTTCGTGAAATTGAGCAAAAAATTATTAGTTTGGGCATAAATCCTGATACAGATTTAGTAAAGCTCATTTCCCCAATTCCCAATCCACCCTCATGCCGCGACGCTTATGCTTTTCGTCAGCATGTAGAATCGGCTCGCCGCAATCGCGGAGTAGAAATGATTCCTGAATTCGACGAATACCCAATATTTTACTTCACCAATCATAACGCAATCTTTGGCGAAGGTGATATTTGGGTAGAAAAGGACCATCTCGAAAAGCTTGATTTTGAGCTCGAATGGGCGGCTGTTATCGGCAAAACCGGCAAAAATGTCCCTTCCGGCGAGGCAGATAATTATATCGCAGGATTTACAATTATGAATGATTTATCTGCGCGGCTTTTGCAAATGGAGGAAATGAAATTAAATCTCGGACCGGCTAAGGGCAAGGATTTTGCGACTACGCTGGGACCATTTCTCATCACTCCGGACGAACTCGAAGAGTATAAAACTTCAACCCCGTTCGGCAATCAATATAATCTGAAAATGGAAGCCTATCACAATGGTGAGCTGATTTCATCGGGCAACACCGCCGATATGACTTGGACTTTTGCAGAAATAATTGAGCGAGTCTCTTACGGCGTTGCGATACGTCCCGGCGAGGTAATCGGCTCGGGAACTGTCGGAACAGGCTGCTATTTGGAGCTAAACGGCACACGCACCAGAATTGCTAAAGAATCAGGCGAAAATTACACTCCTGTGTGGTTGCAGCCCAACGACGAAATTTCGCTTAAAATTGACATGCTCGGCACTTTGAATAATAGAATTGTTTATTCGAATTCCGATTATTCAATATTATCAAAAAAGAAAATAAATAAATAA
- a CDS encoding aminotransferase class I/II-fold pyridoxal phosphate-dependent enzyme, with protein sequence MSLIIPEYIKALDPYKPGNQRREAAFKHDVKMVFSLASNENPIGTSTKVIQAIMDSVSGIGLYPDPASTDLVAALAAKFDKNPNQIVCGHGSESLMAHIVNAFSDINERVLTSRGTFAGIYVKTHKNGRKLNRVPLLNYGYDLEKLLTRIHPNTRIIYISNPNNPTGTMIPKDELDWFLAQIPDNILIVLDEAYSYYAAQHEGYVNGLQYDLPNLIVLQTLSKTHGLAGLRVGYAIGPEELISTLYKVKLPFEPSLLAQKAAVAALSDDEFLTETIRINSISLKMFLALFDKLGIKYANPYANFVMIIMESEQFAADFCKHTSEHGVSVRNCKPFGLANCVRISTGTEEQTEYACQVFEHAYNDLINNINN encoded by the coding sequence ATGTCACTTATTATACCTGAATACATAAAGGCTCTTGACCCTTACAAGCCCGGCAACCAACGCCGCGAGGCAGCTTTTAAGCATGACGTGAAGATGGTTTTCAGCCTTGCGTCGAACGAGAACCCAATTGGGACTTCGACGAAAGTGATTCAGGCGATTATGGACTCAGTGAGCGGTATCGGGCTTTACCCTGATCCCGCTTCCACTGATTTGGTGGCTGCTTTAGCCGCAAAGTTTGACAAAAACCCGAATCAAATCGTGTGCGGACATGGCTCCGAATCGCTCATGGCGCACATCGTCAATGCCTTTTCGGACATCAACGAGCGGGTTTTGACTTCGCGGGGAACTTTCGCCGGGATTTATGTCAAAACGCATAAAAACGGGCGAAAGCTAAACCGTGTGCCACTGCTGAATTACGGCTATGATTTGGAGAAGCTCCTGACGAGAATTCACCCAAATACACGAATCATCTACATCTCAAATCCGAACAATCCGACAGGGACGATGATTCCGAAAGATGAATTAGATTGGTTCTTGGCTCAGATACCGGATAATATTTTGATTGTGCTCGACGAAGCCTATTCTTACTATGCCGCTCAACACGAAGGCTACGTCAATGGTTTGCAATATGATTTGCCAAACTTAATCGTTCTCCAAACTTTATCAAAAACGCATGGCTTGGCAGGACTGAGAGTGGGCTATGCAATCGGACCCGAAGAGCTAATCAGCACTTTGTACAAGGTGAAATTACCCTTCGAGCCGAGTCTTTTGGCACAAAAAGCCGCAGTCGCCGCTCTGAGCGATGACGAATTTTTAACCGAAACGATTAGGATTAATTCAATCAGCCTCAAAATGTTTTTGGCATTATTCGACAAACTTGGAATTAAATATGCCAATCCATACGCCAATTTTGTGATGATAATTATGGAATCGGAACAATTTGCAGCTGATTTTTGCAAGCATACCTCCGAGCATGGTGTTTCCGTAAGAAATTGCAAGCCTTTTGGGTTGGCAAATTGTGTCAGAATTTCGACCGGAACCGAAGAACAAACCGAATATGCGTGTCAAGTTTTCGAACACGCTTATAATGATTTGATAAATAATATTAATAATTAA